The region CTTGTGTGGAATTCTCTGTGATTCTCCGGGACAGTAATTGTAGGCTCTCCAAatctctgcctttcttttttttttttttacatgacttGTTTCTTCACATCTTCAGGTGGTTCTTACCAGGAGTTGGCCATATTATCTGACAGTGTTAGTGGGTGGAAGCAGCATAATGTCAGTCAAGGAGGGAACTTCACTGATTCACCAATTAACAGGACATTAATGCTGCCAGCAGAGGACTTTGACCCATTAGGAGGACATACTATCTGGCAGGTAACAACAATCAGCAATGTTTCTAACAAAACAGTtctacttttaacttttttctcaTTGCATCAGTTTTAGtgatttggtgacactgtaATACTGAATAAGTCATCAACAAACCATTAATGGaccttttttaagttttatatgtataaatgttaGTAATTGAAAACTCATATGGCTTACAGCTACTGCAGTTTTTGCCAGCTAATTTATGGCTCATTTGAACTGGTCGCTTATAGTGGGTGTTCCAAGCTAAACTTTGCATCTATGGAAAGCTATGAGACTTGTCTAAATTAATTATTGACTTGATTCTTTCTATGTTAAATAAGTACTTTCACAAGTGTGGTTAAATTTTagtcatccatccacccatttTCAAAACAAGCTTATGTTTAATAagagaaagatgaaaacatcagaggTGACTGTAGATTTGCAATGGCCAGATTAAGAGATAAGCATGAGTATCTgcataaaaatgtctgtttagtGTGAGTTTCAGAAATaacttactttttatttatagaAACACTGAATAGCAGATGACCCATAATAGACCCTTGTGGAACACCTATAATAACTTCAGCAGCACTTGATTTGAAACTACAGTTCTTCCTGACATGTATTCATAAAATCATAATCATCATGAATGTAATGTACATCTAAAtctaaaaaggttttaaaagttGGCTAGTGCACTGGAATGTTAATAATTGTCCAGGGCCCTGACAATAAAATTTAGTACAAATATAGCAGCAGTTGTTGTGCTGTGACATGGTTTAAATCATGACTCTCGAAATTTTAATACTTGTCTTCAGAAATGCCCACAGCTGGAAATTCACTAAAGACTCTAAAAATCTTTTTGAAATATGTCAGCCTATGGTTGAAGAGGTTTACTTATTGCTAGTAAAGGTATGCTACCCATTTTCTTATGCATAATAGTGTTCCAGTATTAGTCTTAGTATTTACCTAAATccaaaaaagcatattttcccAATTTATCCTGGTGGTATCCCGCAATTCAGATAATTTCAGTTGGATTTGGCTAAGGTTCTGAGATTATCTCAATTCAATGGTGTTTGCTCAATAGCATTTTTGGTTTCAAGAGATACTGTTCTGTTATTAAGGATAATTCATTGCCTCATAGCTTCCAAATGTTTGTTCAGCTCAGTATTGATGTGTTGAAAGTTAATTCTGTTCACACTTGAGTTTCAGAACACAAACAGTAAACCAAGATTACTTTTTGAGATTTTGAGTCATTATAACAAAATCAGTAATAGTATCTTACACATTGTAATGCACTTAACCACCCTCTTTGATTCTTTCTCTTCTTACCTCTTCATCTTCAGGTCATCATAATTGTCTTCCTCACTGGATCACTTTCTCTTGTCACTGTTGTTGGCAACATCCTAGTGTTGGTGTCGTTCAAGATCAATAAGGCACTGAAGACAGTGAACAACTACTACCTACTTAGCCTAGCATTTGCTGACCTCACCATTGGCACACTGTCAATGAACCTGTATACCACCTACATCATCATGGATCAGTGGGCTCTGGGGCCAGTGGTCTGTGACTTGTGGCTTGCAATAGACTACGTGGCCAGTAACGCCTCAGTCATGAACCTTCTTGTCATCAGCTTTGACAGGTAACatgatttattatattttttgctgatAAACATGAAGCTCTTAGCCACCATCATATATTGTTGGTACTACCCTCATGAAAAACCTATATGATATTTTTACTGAAATAGGACACCTGTGGATGCTAATATCTACTAGAGGATTAGTTTGTAAAAAAGGAATTATTCTGATTGCTTAGTAGAGGTCTATTTTCTGATGAATGTATGGTGTTCTGATATTTAATGGAGTATCCAAATCATAAAAAGCAGACATTTCCATGTGGGATGATGATGGCATCATGTCGAGAGCCATGGGAAACAGGGCATATTTAAAATCCCTTgtgtagaatttttaaaatttctgacTCTGGTGACTGCTAGTGGTACTATCAAGAAAGACAATGTGGTAGACAGTAATGCCCGGCACAGTTACAGTTACTCTGTAAGTGTACAGTTGCCTACTTTCTTTTCCATGCCCTCTCAGGTATTTCTCTGTGACCAGACCTTTGACCTACCGGGCCAAGCGTACAACTAAGCGGGCCATGACCATGATTGGATTAGCCTGGTCCATCTCTTTCATTCTCTGGGCCCCAGCCATCCTGTTCTGGCAGTACATTGTGGGTGAGCGGACAGTCCAGCCTAATGAGTGCTACATCCAGTTTCTGTCTGAGCCCATCATTACATTCTGCACTGCTATTGCTGCGTTCTATTTGCCAGTAACTATTATGGCAATCCTGTTTTGGAAGATCTATCAAGAGACAGAGAAGCGTGCTAAAGATGTACAAGGTCTCAAGGGATCTGGGTCAGGCAGTAGCCCAAGCCAGGCTCAAAATCAAGGGAGTGGTAGTGAAAGAGCTGGTGGAGAAGGTGTGACTAACAGCCAGGGTTTGTCAGCCATGCTGCGCCAAATTAGCTCTAAAAGCTGCAGCACCTATGAACTAAATCAGCTGGCTTCAGAGAAGAACAACGAGGACAATGTCAGCATACCAGGAGGAATGGGAAGCAGAGGAAGGTGTGGCGTGTTCTGCTTCCAGTTTTCATCACTGCTGCCAGGTCGCCATGCATCCAAGAGGTCTGTCAACACCACAACAACTACTGTTGGtgagacagagcagagcagcagtaaCAGCTTTAACAACAATGAAGTTGGTGTCTCTGGGGACCAGTCAGGTTCAGAGGAGGAAGCTGATGGTGCAGACCCATCAAGGCCTCCAACAGGTTGGACATAACCCTACCAAGTGGTGTTGTTtgcatgacatttaaaaataaaaataatacaaatatacagttgtatgcaaaagtttaggaacccctgacaatttccatgattttcatttataaatatttgggtgtttgtatcagcaatttcattttgatctatcaaataactgaaggacactaatatttcagtagtgaaatgagatttattggattaacagaaaatgtgcattatgcatcaaaacgaaattagacaggtgcataaatttgggcaccccaacagaaaaatcacatcaatatttagtagagcctcctttaccagaaataacagcctctagacgcttcccatagcctgtaatgagtgtctggattctggatgaatgtattttggaccattcctccttacaaaacatctccagttcagttaggtttgatggttgccgagcatggacagcccgcttcaaatcaccccacagatgttcaatgatattcaggtccggggactgggatggccattccagaacattgtacttgttcctctgcataaaggccagagtagattttgttttttgggtcgttgtcttgttgaaatatccagccccggcgtaacttcaactttgtgactgattcctcaacattattctcaagaatctgctgatattgagtggaatccatgcgaccctcaactttaaccagattcccagtaccggcactggccacacaaccccacagcatgatggaacctccaccaaattttactgtgggtagcaagtgtttttcttggaatgttgtgttcttttgccgccatgcataacgccccttgttatgaccaaataactcaatctttgtttcatcagtccacagcacctatgtgtttgcatacctcaagcgactccgtttgtggcgtgtgtgcagaaaaggcttctttcgcatcactcccatacagcttctccttgtgcaaagtgcgctgaattgttgaacgatgcacagtgacaccatctgcagcaagttgatgttgtaggtctttggaggtggtctgtgggctgtttttgaccgttctcaccatccttcgcctttgcctctccaatattttatgtggcctgccacttctggccttaacaagaactgtgcctgtggtcctccatttcctcactgttcctcacagtggacactgacagcttatatttctgcgataactttttgtagcctccccctaaaccataatgtagaacaatcttttttttcaggtcatttgagagttgcttcccccatgttgccactcttcagaggagagtcaaagagaacaacaactttcaattagccaccttaaataccttttctcatgattggatgcacctgtctatgaagttcaaggcttaatgagctcaccaaaccaattgtgtgttccaattaatcagtgctaagtagttacaagtattcaaatcaacaaaatgacaagggtgcccaaatttatgcacctgtctaatttcgttttgatgcatattgcacattttctgttaatccaataaacctcatttcactactgaaatattactgtgtccttcagttatttgatagatcaaaatgaaattgctgatccaaacacccaaatatttataaatgaaaatcatggaaattgtcagggttcctaaacttttgcatacaactgtaccTGATGTCtaatccatctatctatctatctttctatctAGATGGTAAGAAATCTAGAAAGGTGAAGAAAAACAAGTGTAAGCAACCATCGTCATCCAACAAAATTCGAAAAGGGTCACAATCAAACCCTGTCACCTCATCGCCCGCTGACCAAACACCTATTGCCATCACCATGAAAGATGCTGCGGTGGCCAAACGCTTTGCCTCTAAGGCCAAGACAGAGATCAACAAGcgcaagaatgaaaaaaaggcaaatgagAAGAAAGCAGCACGGACACTCAGCGCCATCCTGTTTGCCTTCATTATGACATGGTTACCATACAACATCATGGTGTTGGTCAACACGTTCTGTCAGGACTGTATTCCAGAAACTCTTTGGGCACTGGGCTACTGGTTGTGTTATGTTAACAGCACAGTCAACCCAATGTGCTATGCCCTGTGTAACAAGACCTTTCGGACAACTTTCAGGGATATTTTGATGTGCCAGTGGAATCAAAGGAAGAACAAGCCTCATTTTCATCAGAGGAAGGCTGTGGCTTTCAGGAAAAAAGACCCAATGTAGAGTACAGTAGCAAATTGTTAGATGGATCTGTGTTTAAAGATGCATTTCCTGATCTATATTCTGAGTTAGAATGCCATATACAAACCTCAAAGAGTTCCCAGTAAAACACATAGAAAGAAGAAGGCCatattcagaccaaatcaggcgTTGTAATGATTAGCTGCAGGGTTGCGGGGCGATGTGGGGGTGTGGGCGTGTTTATTAACGTAACCgttgtgaaacaatcagaaaacaacgttttatttctctgattcaccggcttCTCGCTACCAGtactccctctcctcattcactctctagctcgcTCGGCcaccactccctctctctctctctctctctctcgacgCTGGGtacatgaaataaaccaaacaagGACACAACTGGGTCTGAATCTGCCCTAATGCTTCTTAAACATTTGATAGCCAGTTTACTGTCTATTGAAATATTGCTTTGCTATAAATGATAACCTGGATGTCAGCCATGACATCTGGTACACTTagcaaatttattaaaacagttttagagaggtgtcCATTCatctttatggtcattttggagagtgtagtttctgtttctgtttaattgtattgttttattgtattattttaagaggtgtttctaatattaacCAATGGGCATTAGTTTTAGGTATGTCTATaacataaaaatactgtaaatacactcTTATTCAAGATCTCCAATATAGTTTAGTTTggaaattttaaattttaaaatctgtcttgtAGTACCCTGTTGTGACTCTCCTGTGTGATTAAAATTCTGTTCAAGGGCTGTGGTTCAGACACTTACTGAAATAGAATAAACCAAATCAGTAATAGATTAGAGAAATTGTTTTCTACTATAGAAACCACCAATGAGGACATAGTTGATTGATACCTTGGTTGAGTCAAGTGATCAGTATTGAATGattattattcagtattgtaGTATGAAGCTGCTAACAGAAATGTATTGTCAACTGAAAACTATAACACTGTGTGACACTGACCCTTATCCCACTTTAGTGTCTGTTCATATGTGGAAATACTATAGAATAGTTTAATAATGTGAAGATACATGCTCACTGAATATTTGGAAATAATGTAACAGTATCACATGTCAGCTTGCTAAACTGCAACGCATACTGGGAGGGCCGCGTTCAGTGCAAGTGTTGTGGACCACATTGTGAGTATCCAATGGAAGGGGAgaaaatggacattttttgaCACATGACTTAACCTCAGCTTATAGCATATTACACTGTTGGGGTCTTACATGGGCACAACTATAGCCTGACAGTGCCCTGTTCTGTCGGTTAAAATACAAGAAATAATGTAGCCTACTTGGTGGAAACTGAACACTACTGGAAAAGTacatgggagagggaggcatcacacaacagcgatgcatgaggctctgagagaggaccacagcaacctccctaaacagaatccagtcaccatcacagctgagctcaccaaaccaattgtgtgttccaattaatcagtgctaagtagttacaagtattcaaatcaacaaaatgacaagggtgcccaaatttatgcacctgtctaatttcgttttgatgcatattgcacattttctgttaatccaataaacctcatttcactactgaaatattactgtgtccttcagttatttgatagatcaaaatgaaattgctgatccaaacacccaaatatttataaatgaaaatcatggaaattgtcaggggttcctaaacttttgcatacaactgtaccTGATGTCtaatccatctatctatctatctttctatctAGATGGTAAGAAATCTAGAAAGGTGAAGAAAAACAAGTGTAAGCAACCATCGTCATCCAACAAAATTCGAAAAGGGTCACAATCAAACCCTGTCACCTCATCGCCCGCTGACCAAACACCTATTGCCATCACCATGAAAGATGCTGCGGTGGCCAAACGCTTTGCCTCTAAGGCCAAGACAGAGATCAACAAGcgcaagaatgaaaaaaaggcaaatgagAAGAAAGCAGCACGGACACTCAGCGCCATCCTGTTTGCCTTCATTATGACATGGTTACCATACAACATCATGGTGTTGGTCAACACGTTCTGTCAGGACTGTATTCCAGAAACTCTTTGGGCACTGGGCTACTGGTTGTGTTATGTTAACAGCACAGTCAACCCAATGTGCTATGCCCTGTGTAACAAGACCTTTCGGACAACTTTCAGGGATATTTTGATGTGCCAGTGGAATCAAAGGAAGAACAAGCCTCATTTTCATCAGAGGAAGGCTGTGGCTTTCAGGAAAAAAGACCCAATGTAGAGTACAGTAGCAAATTGTTAGATGGATCTGTGTTTAAAGATGCATTTCCTGATCTATATTCTGAGTTAGAATGCCATATACAAACCTCAAAGAGTTCCCAGTAAAACACATAGAAAGAAGAAGGCCatattcagaccaaatcaggcgTTGTAATGATTAGCTGCAGCAGGGTTGCGGGCGATGTGGGGTGTGGGCGTGTTTATTAACGTAACCgttgtgaaacaatcagaaaacaacgttttatttctctgattcaccggcttCTCGCTACCAGtactccctctcctcattcactctctagctcgcTCGGCcaccactccctctctctctctctctctctcgacgCTGGGtacatgaaataaaccaaacaagGACACAACTGGGTCTGAATCTGCCCTAATGCTTCTTAAACATTTGATAGCCAGTTTACTGTCTATTGAAATATTGCTTTGCTATAAATGATAACCTGGATGTCAGCCATGACATCTGGTACACTTagcaaatttattaaaacagttttagagaggtgtcCATTCatctttatggtcattttggagagtgtagtttctgtttctgtttaattgtattgttttattgtattattttaagaggtgtttctaatattaacCAATGGGCATTAGTTTTAGGTATGTCTATaacataaaaatactgtaaatacactcTTATTCAAGATCTCCAATATAGTTTAGTTTggaaattttaaattttaaaatctgtcttgtAGTACCCCTGTTGTGACTCTCCTGTGTGATTAAAATTCTGTTCAAGGGCTGTGGTTCAGACACTTACTGAAATAGAATAAACCAAATCAGTAATAGATTAGAGAAATTGTTTTCTACTATAGAAACCACCAATGAGGACATAGTTGATTGATACCTTGGTTGAGTCAAGTGATCAGTATTGAATGattattattcagtattgtaGTATGAAGCTGCTAACAGAAATGTATTGTCAACTGAAAACTATAACACTGTGTGACACTGACCCTTATCCCACTTTAGTGTCTGTTCATATGTGGAAATACTATAGAATAGTTTAATAATGTGAAGATACATGCTCACTGAATATTTGGAAATAATGTAACAGTATCACATGTCAGCTTGCTAAACTGCAACGCATACTGGGAGGGCCGCGTTCAGTGCAAGTGTTGTGGACCACATTGTGAGTATCCAATGGAAGGGGAgaaaatggacattttttgaCACATGACTTAACCTCAGCTTATAGCATATTACACTGTTGGGGTCTTACATGGGCACAACTATAGCCTGACAGTGCCCTGTTCTGTCGGTTAAAATACAAGAAATAATGTAGCCTACTTGGTGGAAACTGAACACTACTGGAAAAGTacatgggagagggaggcatcacacaacagcgatgcatgaggctctgagagaggaccacagcaacctccctaaacagaatccagtcaccatcacagcggcagacatccaagaaagagtctcaggtatgaaaaactggacagagggaaggtagtccacacagaaggggtctcactcccagaaggaacaatagcagacattgaggatggttacaagtaccttggaataccacaggcaaatggcaacctcgaagaggtaacaaggaaaacagcaactgccaaatacctccgatgagtaaggcaagtcctgagaagtcaatggcaagaacaaggcccaggtaataaacagctacgccctgccagtgatcaagATACAAACCatagacgttaagacgcgaaagctcctcatcatgcatggagggttccatcccaaatccagcaccctgagactgtacgctagccgtaaggaaggcggccgtggactagtgagtgtgagagccactatccaggatgaaacatccgagatccacaagtacatccaagataaggccccaacagatgacgtgctcagggaatgtctcaggcaatggggaacagaggaagacgtgctggaggaaggaccatcatgggaggacaaacccctacatgggatgtaccaccagaacataactgaagtggctgatatcaataaatcctaccaatggctagagcgggccggactgaaggacagcacagaggcactcatcatggctgcacaggagcaggccctgagcaccagagcaatagaggcccagatctaccacaccagacaagacccaaggtgtaggctgtgcaaagaggcccctgagacaatccagcacataactgcagggtgtaagatgctggcagggaaagcatacatggagcgccataaccaagtggctggcatagtgtacaggaacatctgcacggagtatggactggaaaccccgaggtcaaagtgggaaacacctccaaaggtggtagagaacgacggagccaagatcctgtgggacttccagattcagactgacagaatggtaatggcgaaccaaccagacatcgtggtggtggacaaacagcagaagaaagcccttgtggttgacgtggcaataccaagtgatggcaacatcaggaaaaaggaacatgagaaactagagaaataccaagggctcagagaagagctggagaaggcctggaaggtgaaggtgacagtggtgcccgtggccATCGGAGCAGTCGGGttagtgacccccaaactggaggagtggctacagtagatccctggaagaacaccagacatctcggtccagaaaagtgcagtactaggaacagcaaagatactgtgcagaaccctcaagctcccaggcctctggtagaggacccgagctcgaagtgatgagaccacccgcggagggtgaaggacaaagtttttatatatatataaaaaacacaagcacaactgctatcatatatatatatatatatatatttagggTTGTTTGCAGGAAGGTGCAGAGGGATGAATTTAAAATTATACTCAAATTCAGGAAGGAAGATAAGCAAGTTAATCTAAGTCCAATAGCGTTAGGGAGCTAGGGAGCTGAAAAAGAAGTTAGGAGAAGTAAAAATGGCCAAGATTCTTTGAGATGGGAACTTGTtgataaaatgtagaaatgaatAACGGAGAAATAAAGCTTTGCATGTTGAATATATTTGcaaaaaagcagtgtgtgaAAAAAGAGTTCTGGTTGAGAATAAAGTTAACTGGGGAGTGATAACAGGTATTCCCATTGATTGATtgtcaaaaacaataaatggtGAGAGAGTAGAAAGGTTGCCAATGCTTCAGGACTTGAAACTTACCAAGTTTCAAGTCCTGAACATAAGCCCTTACCAGTCAGGGCTTATGTTCCTCCTCCACTTCGGTGTTACAAATGCCAGAGGTATGGGCATATAGCGATGGGTAACAAAGGGAAGTAAAGGTGTGCCAAATGCAGAGGCGTTCATAGATTTAAGGACTGTGGAGATAATGTGCAGGCTAAATCTTGTAATGGCCAGCACAATGCGGCATATGGGAAAAAGAGCAGTTCACTTCAACAAGTGAAAACAGCTAACAACATAAGTTTTGCTGAAGCAGTGAAGACAGTGCAAGGACAAAAGGGAATAgaagaaacaagacaaaatcaGTCAAAGTTCAACATCAGGAAGTGGTCAAAGATGGCAAACTAATACAGAACTGACAGTGGATAAGCTGATTTTGTTCATTGCTAATGAAATCAACTGTGCAGATCaagttaaacacaaaactgaaaatcAAAATTATTGTGAAGGGAGCAAAAAAATTATTGGCTATAAAAGTTCTGTCCTGGGATCAGATCAACAAaatatgtatgttattttaaaatgggggggggggttgatcacaatatatgtttttcttttttttgcccctgcatcctgggagcgcagtgttctagtcggataatatggtattatgagatcctTAAGATATGATAGTGCctggattttaaattctattctaaattttacagggagccagtagCAGAGAAGCTagtattggagagatatgatctcttttcctagtttttgtcagtacacgtgccgcagcattctggatcaactggagtcttaagagacttattcagcagccggataataaggaattgcagtagtccagcctagaagtaacaaatgcatgcactactttttcggcatcattttgacacaggatgtgcctgatttttgcaatattatgtaggtgaaaaaaggcagtccttgaagtttgtttcatgtgggagttaaaggataaatcaaaGATAaagatcaaagataactccgaggttccttacggtgctgctggaggccagggcaatgtcatctagagtaactatatctttagataatttgtctcggaggtgtttgggaccaagtacaataacttcagttttgtcaatttaacatcagaaagttgtaggtcatccaggtctttatgtccttaaggcatgcttgaagtttagttaactggttagtttcatctggcttgatcgatagataattgggtatcatctgcatagcaataaaagtttatggagtgcttcctaataatactgcctagaggaagcatatataaggtgaatagaatcggtccaaggaactctgtgactaactttggcggatgtgatggtcaatggtgtcgaacgcagcactaagatctaacaagacaagtacagagacaagtccattgtctaatgcaattaaaaggtaatttgtaattttcaccagtgctgtctctgtgctatgatgcactctaaaccctgactgaaaatcctcaaataaactattgttttttagaaagtcacacaactgattggtgactgctttctcaaggatcttagaaagaaaggaaaggttagatataggtctatagttggctaaaaccccaggatcaagagtgggctttttaagaagtggtttaattacagctactttaaaggattgtggtacatagcctgttaataaagacagattgctcatatccagtaaagaagtgctaattaagggtaaaaagTCTTtaagcctagttggaatggggtctaagagacaggttgatggcttagatgaattaattgtcgaagtcagctgaagaaggttgacaggagcaaagcagccaaaacacacatcaggttctacagctgtttccaacgttcctgtgtttgaagacaagtcggcactggttaaaggcaggacttgatgaatttctTCTCTAATagtctgaaaacagtgtccagatgactacg is a window of Siniperca chuatsi isolate FFG_IHB_CAS linkage group LG20, ASM2008510v1, whole genome shotgun sequence DNA encoding:
- the chrm3b gene encoding muscarinic acetylcholine receptor M1, which codes for MNLTSSSDSINFLTNSSPSIRDQPDTTIIVEPAILGGSYQELAILSDSVSGWKQHNVSQGGNFTDSPINRTLMLPAEDFDPLGGHTIWQVIIIVFLTGSLSLVTVVGNILVLVSFKINKALKTVNNYYLLSLAFADLTIGTLSMNLYTTYIIMDQWALGPVVCDLWLAIDYVASNASVMNLLVISFDRYFSVTRPLTYRAKRTTKRAMTMIGLAWSISFILWAPAILFWQYIVGERTVQPNECYIQFLSEPIITFCTAIAAFYLPVTIMAILFWKIYQETEKRAKDVQGLKGSGSGSSPSQAQNQGSGSERAGGEGVTNSQGLSAMLRQISSKSCSTYELNQLASEKNNEDNVSIPGGMGSRGRCGVFCFQFSSLLPGRHASKRSVNTTTTTVGETEQSSSNSFNNNEVGVSGDQSGSEEEADGADPSRPPTDGKKSRKVKKNKCKQPSSSNKIRKGSQSNPVTSSPADQTPIAITMKDAAVAKRFASKAKTEINKRKNEKKANEKKAARTLSAILFAFIMTWLPYNIMVLVNTFCQDCIPETLWALGYWLCYVNSTVNPMCYALCNKTFRTTFRDILMCQWNQRKNKPHFHQRKAVAFRKKDPM